The following coding sequences lie in one Pontibacter sp. G13 genomic window:
- a CDS encoding ABC transporter ATP-binding protein has translation MLHFEQFGKRYGRTEIIAPTDLSLPVGIHLLLGQNGAGKTTLLRALAGLIPFSGAITCDGSIRLGRDTRAHRLAFNLSEAEPSFPSYISGRYLVEFFARLKQAPAGQVESVSAQLGIGDYLGQQIGTYSSGMRKKLSLLLAFLGTPRWILLDEPLATLDVHAQAHLLSLILRRRMSGTNFLISTHQALDLEQLAPQSALLVAERMIRPISLTEATEWISSLQPETH, from the coding sequence ATGCTGCACTTCGAACAATTCGGCAAGCGGTACGGTCGTACGGAGATCATCGCCCCGACGGACCTCTCGCTCCCTGTGGGCATCCATCTGCTGCTGGGGCAGAACGGCGCCGGCAAGACCACCTTGCTCCGGGCGCTGGCGGGTCTGATCCCCTTTTCCGGCGCGATCACCTGCGACGGCTCCATCCGGTTGGGGCGGGATACCCGTGCCCACCGTCTGGCCTTCAATCTTTCCGAAGCCGAGCCTTCATTTCCCTCCTACATCAGTGGTCGATATCTGGTCGAGTTCTTCGCGCGTCTCAAGCAGGCACCAGCCGGCCAGGTCGAATCCGTCTCTGCCCAGTTGGGGATCGGGGACTATCTGGGCCAGCAGATCGGGACCTACTCATCGGGGATGCGCAAGAAGCTCTCGTTGCTGCTGGCGTTTCTGGGGACTCCGCGTTGGATCCTGCTGGATGAGCCTTTGGCGACTCTGGATGTACATGCGCAGGCCCATCTGCTCTCGCTGATCCTCCGACGGCGTATGTCGGGGACCAACTTCCTGATCTCAACCCATCAGGCCCTCGATCTCGAACAGCTTGCACCACAGTCTGCGTTGTTGGTGGCCGAGCGGATGATCCGGCCGATTTCCCTCACCGAAGCTACCGAGTGGATTTCCTCCCTACAGCCTGAAACCCATTAG
- a CDS encoding KilA-N domain-containing protein — translation MKPKKSQVIQVSGLDVSIREIRSEDYISLTDMAKSRNNQTTDTVIQAWLKRGNTLKFIELWEGENNPDFNPLQMQGIRMELSEEANYISAKQLIERAGIISIESRRGRYGGTYAHRDIAFEFATWLSPEFKYYLIKEFDRLKREEAKRLEQQWDHRRFLSKVNYRLHTSTIQEVLIPAIQAPKNKEWIIYADEADLLNMAVFGTTARQWRESNPELAKQGNMRDHADIFQLNVLANLESLNSFLIEEGRPKEDRFEMLTRAALSQYRRLAHDENLKKLEE, via the coding sequence ATGAAGCCCAAGAAATCCCAAGTGATCCAAGTCTCCGGACTGGATGTCTCGATCCGCGAGATCCGCTCCGAAGACTACATCAGCCTCACGGATATGGCCAAGAGCCGCAACAACCAGACAACCGACACGGTGATACAGGCCTGGCTGAAGCGTGGCAATACCTTGAAATTCATCGAATTGTGGGAGGGGGAGAACAACCCCGATTTTAATCCCCTGCAAATGCAAGGGATTAGAATGGAGCTCTCGGAGGAGGCCAACTATATCTCGGCCAAGCAGCTGATCGAGCGTGCGGGCATCATCTCCATCGAGTCGCGGCGGGGGAGGTACGGCGGCACCTATGCCCATCGGGATATCGCCTTCGAATTTGCGACTTGGCTGAGCCCGGAGTTCAAGTACTACCTCATCAAGGAGTTTGACCGGCTCAAGCGCGAGGAGGCCAAGCGATTGGAGCAGCAATGGGATCACCGCCGATTCCTCTCCAAGGTCAACTACCGTCTACACACCTCGACCATCCAGGAAGTCCTGATCCCGGCGATTCAGGCCCCCAAGAACAAGGAGTGGATCATCTATGCCGATGAGGCGGATCTGCTGAACATGGCGGTGTTCGGGACGACGGCCCGGCAATGGCGCGAGTCCAATCCCGAGCTGGCCAAGCAGGGCAATATGCGCGACCATGCCGATATCTTCCAGCTCAATGTGCTGGCCAACCTCGAAAGCCTCAACTCCTTCCTGATCGAGGAGGGACGGCCCAAGGAGGACCGCTTCGAGATGCTCACCCGCGCCGCGCTGTCCCAGTACCGCCGACTGGCCCATGACGAGAACCTCAAGAAGCTGGAGGAATAG